A region from the Methylocella sp. genome encodes:
- a CDS encoding TIGR03118 family protein: MNPKIPLLAAALSAAALLSGAAHAQSTTPLLYQKTNLVSDTKGGGITIDPILVDPWGMAFQPDGAFWINDSGSGVATLYDGNGTKVQKTFTIPNPITPSAKSQPSGLLWNPTPDFLVPGTQLTSLFMFATRQGSIAAWAPNLPVNPTVAVTAVDNSKTGAVYTALALGETTDGAFIYAANVHTAHIDVFDATFKPANDKLTGTFSDPQIPAGFTPFGIHTIEGNIIVTYAKQNATKTFVTPAAGAGFVDIFDTNGNLLQRLGAGGVLNAPWGAVLAPVGFGGASGDIIVGNFGDGHINAFDGKGGIQPLLNQSGQPIGAPGLWELRFGGGSISDPRALFITTGVDAGTHGQFSTLTPATATPVAAAN, encoded by the coding sequence ATGAATCCGAAAATTCCGCTTTTGGCCGCGGCTCTGTCCGCCGCCGCATTGCTGTCCGGCGCTGCGCACGCACAGTCAACGACGCCCCTCTTGTACCAAAAGACGAACCTTGTCTCGGACACCAAGGGCGGCGGCATCACCATCGACCCTATCCTGGTAGACCCCTGGGGCATGGCCTTCCAGCCGGACGGCGCGTTCTGGATCAACGATAGCGGTTCTGGCGTCGCCACCCTTTATGACGGCAATGGGACCAAGGTGCAAAAAACCTTCACCATCCCCAATCCCATCACCCCCAGCGCGAAGTCGCAACCTTCTGGCTTGCTCTGGAATCCGACCCCCGACTTCCTGGTCCCCGGCACGCAGCTGACCTCGCTCTTCATGTTCGCGACCCGGCAGGGCTCCATCGCGGCCTGGGCTCCGAATCTGCCGGTCAATCCAACCGTCGCCGTCACCGCCGTCGACAACTCGAAGACGGGCGCCGTTTACACCGCTCTGGCCCTCGGCGAGACTACAGACGGCGCGTTCATTTACGCCGCCAACGTCCATACCGCCCATATCGATGTCTTCGACGCCACATTTAAGCCGGCGAATGACAAGCTGACGGGCACGTTTTCCGATCCGCAGATCCCCGCTGGCTTCACGCCCTTCGGCATCCACACGATCGAGGGCAATATCATTGTGACCTATGCCAAGCAGAACGCCACGAAAACCTTCGTCACCCCAGCAGCGGGCGCTGGTTTCGTCGATATTTTCGACACCAACGGCAATCTCTTGCAGCGCCTCGGCGCTGGCGGCGTCCTCAACGCCCCCTGGGGCGCTGTGCTTGCCCCGGTTGGTTTCGGCGGCGCCAGCGGCGATATCATCGTTGGCAACTTCGGCGACGGCCATATCAACGCTTTTGATGGAAAAGGCGGCATTCAACCTCTGCTCAACCAAAGCGGCCAGCCGATCGGCGCTCCCGGCCTGTGGGAACTGAGGTTCGGCGGCGGCTCTATATCTGATCCGCGCGCGCTGTTCATCACCACGGGAGTTGACGCCGGCACGCACGGCCAGTTCAGCACGCTTACCCCGGCCACCGCGACGCCAGTTGCAGCGGCGAATTGA
- a CDS encoding IS5 family transposase (programmed frameshift): MNRDQFWLTDAQFAKIAPHLPTDTRGKAGVDDRRVVSGIIHVLKSGGRWIDAPLEYGPKKTLYNRYVRWAAKGVWIDLFHALAQAGGPPAQVLIDSSAVKAHRSASGGKGGRRNQAIGRSRGGRTTKIHALTDADCRPLSFMLTGGQIADCSAGAELIARLPPCEILHGDKGYDANAIRRQVEERGAMPNIPPKANRRWKNCFSPFLYRNRNAIERMFCRLKDFRRVATRYDRNALNFLATVCIAATVCYWL; this comes from the exons ATGAATCGGGATCAATTCTGGCTGACGGACGCGCAGTTCGCGAAGATCGCGCCGCATCTTCCCACGGACACGCGCGGCAAGGCGGGCGTCGATGATCGCCGGGTGGTCAGCGGGATCATTCATGTGCTGAAATCTGGCGGACGCTGGATTGACGCGCCGCTGGAGTACGGGCCAAAGAAGACTCTCTACAATCGCTACGTTCGCTGGGCTGCTAAGGGCGTTTGGATCGATCTGTTCCACGCGCTTGCGCAAGCAGGCGGGCCGCCGGCGCAGGTCCTCATCGACTCCTCGGCGGTCAAGGCGCATCGCTCGGCCAGTGGCGGCAAAGGGGGGAGAAGAA ATCAGGCCATCGGCCGTTCGCGCGGCGGGCGCACAACCAAAATCCACGCATTGACCGATGCGGACTGCCGCCCGCTGTCTTTCATGCTCACCGGCGGCCAAATCGCCGATTGCTCGGCGGGCGCGGAGCTTATCGCGCGACTTCCTCCTTGCGAAATCCTCCATGGCGACAAGGGCTACGACGCAAATGCGATCCGTCGGCAGGTCGAGGAGCGCGGAGCTATGCCGAATATCCCGCCCAAGGCCAATCGCAGGTGGAAGAACTGCTTCTCGCCCTTCCTCTATCGAAACCGCAACGCCATCGAACGCATGTTCTGCCGCCTGAAAGACTTCAGGCGCGTGGCTACGCGCTACGACCGAAACGCATTAAACTTCCTCGCCACAGTCTGCATCGCCGCTACCGTTTGCTACTGGTTGTGA
- a CDS encoding type II toxin-antitoxin system HicA family toxin has product MQGLETNVRKIIARLEKEGWMNIGVAGHYRFVNRDFPGVMIVVPRRKELTIGAAQSIAEAAEWI; this is encoded by the coding sequence ATGCAAGGCCTGGAGACCAACGTGCGTAAAATCATCGCGCGCCTGGAAAAGGAAGGTTGGATGAATATTGGGGTCGCCGGCCACTATCGATTCGTTAACCGGGATTTCCCAGGAGTGATGATCGTTGTTCCCCGTAGGAAAGAACTTACAATCGGCGCCGCGCAATCCATTGCCGAAGCGGCGGAGTGGATTTAG
- a CDS encoding type II toxin-antitoxin system HicB family antitoxin, with the protein MAHYVGILDGSDDNWGVRIPDVPGCVGAGNTPDEAIASVTGALRDVMAHKANGSVRDPDRKGRWQGPYINQALAGRNARSNSTASREWTPREGQPDDRRGFCLRRSTGKRPGESRADPNLWPAPRAIRSRRNGDPLK; encoded by the coding sequence ATGGCTCATTATGTTGGGATTCTGGACGGAAGCGACGACAATTGGGGTGTCCGCATCCCAGACGTCCCCGGCTGCGTCGGCGCCGGCAACACCCCCGACGAAGCCATCGCCAGCGTCACTGGCGCGCTGCGCGATGTCATGGCGCATAAAGCCAACGGATCGGTTCGAGATCCCGACCGCAAGGGGCGTTGGCAAGGTCCTTACATCAATCAGGCTCTCGCCGGGCGAAATGCCCGTTCTAATTCCACTGCTTCTCGAGAATGGACGCCTCGTGAAGGTCAACCTGATGATCGACGCGGGTTTTGCTTGAGACGATCGACCGGGAAGCGGCCAGGCGAAAGCCGAGCCGATCCAAATTTATGGCCAGCGCCGCGCGCGATAAGATCGAGGCGCAACGGTGATCCGCTGAAATAA
- a CDS encoding DUF2335 domain-containing protein: MGWSGPLPPPGSLREFEMIVPGSAARIVRQFEDEAAHRRALEKTELRFRIWEAHIGQCLAGIFAVGAFGVTIYALHIGQPTVAGIFGTTTIVSGIAAFLNRAKRSE, from the coding sequence ATGGGTTGGTCTGGACCGCTCCCGCCGCCAGGGTCGCTCCGAGAATTCGAGATGATCGTGCCCGGTTCGGCAGCGCGGATCGTGCGTCAATTTGAGGATGAGGCAGCTCACCGTCGCGCGCTCGAAAAAACCGAACTCCGGTTTCGAATTTGGGAGGCCCACATCGGCCAATGCCTTGCTGGCATCTTTGCTGTTGGAGCCTTTGGCGTGACAATTTATGCGCTGCATATAGGTCAGCCCACCGTTGCCGGAATATTCGGAACGACGACCATTGTCAGCGGCATCGCTGCGTTTCTGAATCGCGCCAAGCGTTCAGAATAG
- a CDS encoding IS3 family transposase (programmed frameshift), with protein MPRKRHKAEEIVAKLRQVEVLSAQGRPVAEAIRSIGVTEVTYYRWRSEYGGLKGDQVKRLKELEAENTRLRRAVSDLTLEKLILKEAAFGKLLSSARRRACVEHVIAEHGVSERFACRVLGQHRSTQRKVPTKPDDEAALIADITALAIQYGRYGYRRITAMLWERGWKVNVKRVERIWRREGLKVPARQPKRGRLWLNDGSCVRLRPQCPNHVWSYDFVEDRTHDGRKYRMLNIIDEFTRECIAIRINRKLKAADVIDVLSDLFILRGVPIHIRSDNGPEFIAKALRDWIAAVGAKTAYIMPGSPWENGYCESFNSKLRDELLNGEIFYTLKEAKVVIERWRRHYNTVRPHSSLGYKPPAPETLQWPASQSGPASPATPAIAPGPTMH; from the exons ATGCCGAGGAAAAGACACAAGGCGGAAGAGATCGTCGCGAAGCTACGGCAAGTCGAAGTGCTTAGCGCGCAAGGGCGACCGGTCGCGGAGGCGATCCGCTCGATAGGGGTGACGGAAGTTACATACTATCGATGGCGGTCGGAATACGGCGGCCTGAAGGGCGATCAGGTGAAGCGGCTGAAGGAGCTGGAGGCGGAGAATACGCGGCTCCGTCGAGCGGTGTCCGATTTGACGCTTGAGAAGCTGATCCTGAAAGAGGCTGCCT TCGGGAAACTTCTGAGCTCCGCGCGTCGTCGCGCCTGCGTGGAGCATGTGATCGCCGAACATGGCGTTTCCGAGCGGTTCGCTTGCCGGGTTCTCGGTCAGCATCGCTCCACGCAGCGCAAGGTTCCGACCAAGCCCGATGACGAAGCGGCATTGATCGCCGACATCACGGCGCTCGCCATCCAGTACGGCCGCTATGGCTACCGCCGCATCACGGCGATGTTGTGGGAGCGAGGCTGGAAGGTCAACGTCAAACGGGTCGAGCGGATCTGGCGACGCGAGGGGCTGAAAGTTCCGGCCAGACAACCCAAGCGCGGGCGTCTCTGGCTCAATGACGGCTCGTGCGTCCGGCTGCGCCCGCAATGCCCCAACCACGTCTGGTCCTATGACTTCGTCGAGGACCGCACTCATGATGGCAGGAAATATCGCATGCTGAATATCATCGACGAATTTACCCGCGAATGCATCGCGATCAGGATTAACCGGAAGCTGAAGGCAGCGGACGTCATCGACGTTCTCTCGGACCTCTTCATCTTGCGAGGGGTTCCGATCCACATTCGTTCCGACAACGGCCCGGAGTTCATCGCCAAGGCGTTGCGTGACTGGATTGCCGCCGTCGGCGCGAAGACCGCCTACATCATGCCGGGCAGTCCCTGGGAGAACGGCTATTGCGAGAGCTTCAACTCGAAGCTGCGCGACGAGCTTTTGAATGGTGAAATCTTCTACACTCTCAAGGAGGCGAAGGTCGTCATTGAGCGATGGCGACGCCACTACAACACCGTGCGCCCGCACTCATCGCTGGGCTACAAGCCGCCAGCCCCGGAGACCCTGCAATGGCCGGCTTCGCAATCCGGACCAGCTTCGCCCGCCACGCCAGCAATAGCGCCAGGGCCGACAATGCACTAA
- a CDS encoding KUP/HAK/KT family potassium transporter: MKHVVAKSAQSKATAPVVPASLAGLGLSALGIVFGDIGTNPLYTLKTVLELTGGASNPGAVLGVLSLVFWTLMIITSIKYVIIAISIDNDGEGGILALMSLVAVKKRRRPAIIAIGLFGAALIYGDGAISPAISVLSALEGLNIATPAFQPYVLPAAIAILVALFAIQPLGTSWIGKAFGPVMALWFLVIGSLGIWGIARHPAVLAAVDPLYALHYLFTNGFTSFLVLGGVFLCVTGAEALYADMGHFGSRSIRFAWFGIVFPSLLLNYAGQAALLLDGASTADNIFYRLCPEPLLLPLVALATAATIIASQSIITGAFSMTRQAIQLGWLPLLRIVQTSEHGYGQIYVGVVNWLLMLVTVGLALFFEKSDNLVSAYGMAVSATMVLTSALMFIAMREIWGWSLLSAGLVAGTFVCIDAAFFSANIAKILDGGYIPLVLASPIYGIMMVWRRGSQAVAEALAERLIPVDEFMASVEARKIPRVPGTAVFLTQTLRETPPVMVWHVRHNRALHKHLLALTPMTESVPWIKDSERLSLTELAPNFWRAIARYGFMERPDIPALLSGLKDHGCAIELDDVTHYASRETVISREDAKVVCPLKSDPP, translated from the coding sequence ATGAAACATGTCGTCGCGAAAAGCGCTCAATCTAAAGCAACGGCCCCGGTTGTCCCTGCGAGCTTGGCGGGCCTTGGGCTATCGGCGCTCGGCATCGTTTTCGGCGATATAGGGACGAATCCGCTCTACACGCTAAAGACCGTTCTCGAGCTGACCGGCGGCGCGTCAAATCCCGGCGCCGTCCTTGGCGTCCTCTCGCTGGTCTTTTGGACGCTGATGATCATCACGTCGATCAAATACGTCATCATCGCGATCAGCATCGATAATGATGGCGAAGGCGGCATTCTGGCTCTCATGTCGCTCGTCGCCGTCAAGAAACGTCGTCGGCCGGCCATCATCGCCATCGGTCTGTTTGGCGCGGCGCTGATCTATGGCGATGGAGCCATAAGCCCTGCGATCTCCGTCCTCTCTGCGCTTGAGGGATTGAATATCGCGACGCCCGCCTTTCAACCCTATGTCCTTCCAGCCGCGATCGCGATACTCGTCGCCCTTTTTGCCATCCAGCCGCTTGGCACGTCATGGATCGGCAAAGCTTTCGGCCCCGTCATGGCGCTCTGGTTTCTGGTGATCGGCTCGCTCGGCATATGGGGAATCGCGCGCCATCCGGCCGTGCTGGCCGCCGTAGATCCGCTCTACGCGCTGCATTATCTCTTCACCAATGGCTTCACGAGCTTTCTCGTCCTTGGCGGCGTGTTCCTCTGCGTCACCGGCGCGGAAGCGCTCTACGCCGATATGGGACACTTTGGATCCCGCTCGATCCGGTTCGCATGGTTTGGCATCGTTTTTCCGAGCTTGCTCCTTAATTACGCCGGTCAGGCCGCTCTTCTGCTCGATGGCGCTTCGACCGCCGACAATATTTTCTATCGCCTTTGTCCCGAGCCCCTCCTCCTTCCCTTGGTGGCGTTGGCGACGGCGGCGACGATCATCGCCAGCCAATCGATCATCACCGGGGCGTTTTCCATGACGCGGCAGGCGATTCAGCTTGGCTGGCTGCCGCTCCTGCGGATCGTCCAGACCTCGGAGCATGGCTACGGACAAATCTATGTCGGCGTCGTCAACTGGCTCTTAATGCTCGTGACCGTTGGCCTCGCCCTGTTCTTCGAAAAGTCCGACAACCTTGTTTCCGCCTACGGCATGGCGGTATCGGCGACAATGGTCCTGACCTCGGCGCTGATGTTCATCGCCATGCGCGAGATCTGGGGCTGGAGCCTGCTTTCGGCGGGTTTGGTCGCTGGAACCTTCGTCTGCATCGACGCCGCCTTCTTCTCGGCGAACATCGCCAAGATCCTCGACGGCGGCTACATCCCGCTGGTCTTGGCGAGTCCCATCTATGGCATCATGATGGTATGGCGTCGCGGTTCGCAGGCGGTAGCGGAGGCTCTCGCCGAACGACTCATCCCCGTCGATGAATTCATGGCCTCCGTCGAGGCGCGCAAGATTCCGCGCGTTCCCGGCACGGCGGTGTTTCTGACGCAAACCCTGCGCGAGACGCCGCCGGTGATGGTCTGGCACGTCAGGCACAATCGCGCCTTGCACAAACATCTGCTGGCGCTCACTCCCATGACCGAATCAGTGCCGTGGATCAAGGACTCCGAGCGCCTGTCTCTGACCGAACTCGCGCCGAATTTCTGGCGGGCGATAGCGCGTTATGGATTTATGGAAAGGCCCGACATTCCAGCGCTCCTGAGCGGCCTCAAAGATCATGGATGCGCGATCGAACTTGACGACGTAACCCATTACGCCAGTCGCGAAACGGTCATTAGCCGCGAGGACGCAAAGGTGGTCTGCCCCCTGAAAAGTGATCCTCCGTGA